A portion of the Halobacillus ihumii genome contains these proteins:
- a CDS encoding inositol monophosphatase family protein has product MDKLQRTNLYKQAEEWVLEAGQRIREKIDDPRTIQTKSNANDLVTEMDQQTEQFFAEKIRKQYPDHFVFGEEGFGDDITSLDGTIWIIDPIDGTMNFVHQKRNFAISVGVYVDGVGEIGLIYNVMEDTIYTAVRGEGAYKNHHRLAQLPKEKQLNQSIFALNTTWMLPENPYISHKGVHDFVKTIRSTRTYGSAALEFAFVAEGIIDGYLTMTLMPWDIAAGVVILKEVGGVVTTADGQDIDMLHQTTVLACHPELHNEVIENFVDLKQ; this is encoded by the coding sequence ATGGATAAATTACAACGAACAAACTTATATAAGCAGGCTGAAGAATGGGTACTTGAAGCAGGTCAACGCATACGAGAAAAGATTGATGATCCGAGAACGATTCAAACAAAGTCCAATGCCAACGACCTTGTGACAGAAATGGATCAGCAAACAGAGCAATTCTTCGCTGAGAAGATAAGGAAACAATACCCTGATCATTTTGTGTTTGGAGAAGAAGGCTTTGGGGATGACATTACCAGTTTAGATGGGACGATTTGGATCATTGATCCGATTGATGGAACAATGAATTTCGTTCATCAGAAACGGAACTTTGCCATCTCTGTTGGAGTTTATGTGGATGGAGTAGGCGAGATCGGTCTGATTTACAATGTAATGGAAGATACGATTTACACAGCTGTTCGTGGGGAAGGGGCGTATAAGAATCATCATCGTCTTGCCCAGCTGCCTAAGGAAAAGCAGTTAAATCAGTCGATCTTTGCTTTAAATACAACGTGGATGCTGCCTGAGAACCCTTATATTTCACATAAAGGTGTCCACGATTTTGTCAAAACAATAAGAAGTACGCGTACTTACGGATCCGCTGCATTAGAGTTCGCCTTTGTGGCCGAGGGAATTATCGATGGCTATCTGACAATGACGCTCATGCCGTGGGATATCGCAGCAGGGGTGGTTATTTTAAAAGAAGTCGGAGGTGTGGTGACAACAGCCGATGGTCAGGATATCGATATGCTTCATCAAACGACGGTCTTAGCCTGTCATCCTGAACTCCATAATGAAGTCATTGAAAATTTTGTTGATTTGAAACAATAG
- a CDS encoding FtsW/RodA/SpoVE family cell cycle protein produces MLQRLKTYDFTLLFAPIALVSFGTVMVYSASMVYGPVVLDVSSNHYLVKQLQWMVLGIILLFFMSAFPYRHFKRLAKATVLLMVVLLIGLFPFGMAVNNSLSWYDLGPLSFQPAEFVKIGIIIYLSSVYANKQKYIGNFPKAVLPPLVIISVLLGLIIMQPDIGSAAIIGMLASVIIMCSGIKGKHILLLVVVTAGILIMAGSQLVTDERINRFTGAYQPFEAPQSDGYHLIQSYVAIATGGLTGVGLGQGVQKLGYLPEPHTDFIMAVIAEELGFIGVVITVGLLATIVLRGLYISWRCKDAFGSLLALGISSLFAIQSFINLGAMSGLLPITGVTLPLVSYGGSSLVIMMISLGILNNIARTVKVKEEERAETYEPEREPLHRTRQQGVRSWN; encoded by the coding sequence ATGTTACAACGATTGAAAACCTATGACTTCACATTACTTTTTGCCCCTATTGCTTTAGTATCTTTTGGCACTGTCATGGTTTATAGTGCGAGTATGGTATACGGGCCTGTTGTTCTTGACGTATCCAGTAATCATTATTTGGTCAAGCAGCTACAATGGATGGTTCTAGGAATTATCCTTTTATTCTTTATGTCCGCTTTCCCATATCGTCACTTTAAACGATTGGCCAAAGCGACCGTACTGCTAATGGTCGTTTTATTAATCGGGTTGTTCCCCTTCGGGATGGCGGTCAATAATTCGTTATCCTGGTATGACCTTGGGCCGTTAAGTTTCCAGCCTGCAGAGTTCGTCAAAATTGGCATTATTATTTACCTGTCATCTGTGTATGCCAACAAGCAAAAGTATATTGGGAATTTTCCTAAAGCTGTACTGCCGCCCCTAGTGATCATTTCAGTGCTGCTCGGTTTAATTATTATGCAGCCAGATATTGGTTCTGCGGCGATTATTGGAATGCTGGCTAGTGTCATTATTATGTGTTCAGGGATCAAAGGGAAACATATCCTGCTGCTCGTTGTAGTGACAGCAGGTATTCTAATCATGGCAGGTTCACAACTCGTAACAGATGAAAGAATCAACCGGTTTACTGGTGCTTATCAGCCATTTGAAGCCCCGCAGAGTGACGGATATCACTTGATCCAATCATATGTTGCGATTGCGACAGGCGGGCTAACGGGTGTTGGACTGGGACAAGGTGTTCAGAAACTGGGTTATCTACCAGAACCGCACACCGATTTTATTATGGCAGTTATTGCGGAAGAACTGGGTTTTATAGGTGTTGTGATCACAGTGGGGTTATTGGCTACCATTGTATTGAGAGGATTGTACATATCGTGGCGATGTAAGGATGCATTTGGATCTTTACTTGCCCTCGGAATTTCATCGTTATTTGCTATTCAGTCCTTCATTAATTTAGGAGCTATGAGCGGTCTCTTGCCTATTACAGGTGTGACGCTGCCGCTTGTAAGTTACGGGGGATCTTCGCTTGTTATTATGATGATTTCTTTAGGGATTCTTAATAACATTGCAAGAACGGTAAAAGTCAAAGAGGAAGAAAGGGCAGAAACGTACGAACCAGAAAGGGAGCCCTTACATCGGACTAGACAACAAGGAGTGAGATCATGGAACTAA
- a CDS encoding YhcN/YlaJ family sporulation lipoprotein, whose amino-acid sequence MKTILLVIGLLCLTACQQTGEKQLLQEGQGNDSEMKYVTDSDPVEEPNMSNQKTASHLAKIAVEEPGVHDATAVVLGQYAAVGIDVDKDLDRGRVGMIKFSVAEALKHDPYGKEAVIIADADGVERLRGIGEKISQGHPVQAVTEELSQIVARYMPERPIEDQPESQDSNKGSIPEKDKEKLKQLEKEQSKEQ is encoded by the coding sequence ATGAAAACAATACTATTAGTAATCGGCCTGCTCTGCTTGACGGCATGTCAGCAAACAGGTGAAAAACAACTGCTTCAAGAAGGTCAGGGCAACGACTCGGAAATGAAATATGTAACCGATTCAGACCCTGTGGAGGAACCGAACATGTCAAACCAGAAAACAGCTAGTCATTTAGCTAAAATAGCTGTGGAAGAACCTGGCGTGCATGATGCGACAGCAGTTGTTCTTGGGCAATATGCAGCTGTCGGCATCGATGTCGATAAAGACCTGGACCGTGGACGTGTTGGGATGATTAAATTTTCAGTAGCTGAAGCCTTGAAACATGACCCGTACGGAAAAGAAGCCGTTATCATTGCAGATGCAGATGGGGTCGAACGTTTGCGCGGCATCGGTGAAAAAATTTCACAAGGACACCCGGTCCAGGCCGTAACCGAAGAACTGAGTCAAATTGTTGCCCGTTATATGCCGGAGCGACCGATAGAGGACCAGCCTGAATCTCAGGATTCAAACAAAGGGTCTATTCCTGAAAAAGATAAGGAAAAGCTTAAACAACTTGAAAAGGAACAGTCCAAAGAACAGTAA
- a CDS encoding YlaH-like family protein, protein MEKTSTLTVPADLWPVADFFFRGLGSEVNLNNEAEVAVLFRSFFLLYLTVVVLAIVTFKLGFARKLPLAKSIVVYAVLVVGTFILTLILGLNLPIAESLMVAALILGTYRVRLHKERSGRESRQS, encoded by the coding sequence ATGGAGAAAACGTCCACTTTAACGGTGCCAGCAGATTTATGGCCGGTGGCTGACTTCTTTTTTAGAGGACTGGGAAGTGAAGTGAATTTGAATAACGAAGCGGAAGTGGCTGTATTGTTTCGCTCGTTTTTTCTCTTATATTTAACGGTTGTAGTCTTAGCGATTGTTACGTTTAAGCTGGGTTTTGCCAGAAAACTGCCCCTCGCAAAATCGATTGTTGTTTACGCGGTGCTTGTTGTAGGGACATTCATACTTACCTTGATTTTAGGATTGAATTTGCCGATTGCCGAAAGTCTAATGGTGGCAGCGTTAATTTTAGGTACTTACCGAGTGCGGCTTCATAAAGAACGGAGCGGCCGTGAAAGCCGCCAATCATAA
- a CDS encoding YlaN family protein, whose product MLSDVAVDHREKAYALLKADADKILRLIKVQMDNLTMPQCPLYEEVLDTQMFGLSREIHFAVRLHLISEEEGKTILDNLEKQLNVLHEAAQNS is encoded by the coding sequence ATGTTGTCTGATGTGGCTGTGGATCATCGTGAAAAGGCCTACGCCCTTCTAAAAGCTGATGCTGATAAAATTTTACGATTAATAAAAGTACAAATGGACAACTTGACTATGCCTCAGTGTCCTTTATATGAGGAAGTTCTAGATACTCAAATGTTTGGGTTGTCACGTGAGATACATTTTGCTGTGCGCTTGCACTTAATCAGTGAAGAGGAAGGCAAAACAATACTGGATAACTTAGAAAAACAACTCAATGTTTTACATGAAGCTGCTCAGAATTCGTGA
- a CDS encoding YlaI family protein has protein sequence MRVKCVLCDTIKKIDSYSLQAKRLRNRRIHTYMCPSCHDRIKENTEKRLQTGDFRFNRERKREKHLS, from the coding sequence ATGCGTGTAAAATGTGTACTATGCGATACAATTAAGAAAATTGACAGTTATTCTTTACAGGCGAAGCGATTACGAAACCGCAGGATTCACACGTATATGTGTCCGTCCTGCCACGATCGAATTAAAGAAAACACAGAGAAACGTTTGCAAACAGGTGACTTCCGTTTCAATCGAGAAAGAAAACGCGAAAAACATTTATCATAA
- the glsA gene encoding glutaminase A, with amino-acid sequence MDEKISTTTLEEWLENVKPFAYDGQIADYIPALAKQNPEDLAVSIFYLDGDCVHAGDVDTCFTLQSISKVIALALALIDNGEDYVFERVGMEPTGDPFHSIYRLEQHRPSKPLNPMINAGALAVSNMIHGQTPDEKVGRLLSFIHEMTDDHSIRFNSEVASSEFETAFLNRSLLYYLKQHKVVTGSVEETLDAYTKQCSVELNVLHLSKIGALFANEGRDLNSGRQIIPKHFARICKTFMVTCGMYDASGSFAIKVGIPAKSGVSGGVMGSLNGFGGIAVYGPALDSKGNSVVGLKLLEMLSNRYDLSIF; translated from the coding sequence ATGGATGAAAAAATATCAACGACTACATTGGAAGAATGGCTGGAGAACGTCAAACCGTTCGCTTATGATGGTCAGATTGCTGACTATATACCGGCGCTGGCTAAACAAAACCCGGAAGATTTAGCTGTTTCGATTTTTTATTTAGACGGTGATTGTGTCCATGCCGGCGATGTGGATACATGCTTTACCTTGCAAAGTATATCGAAGGTCATTGCACTTGCTCTAGCATTAATTGATAACGGGGAAGATTATGTTTTCGAACGGGTAGGCATGGAACCGACTGGTGACCCGTTTCATTCGATTTACCGGCTGGAACAGCATCGGCCTTCAAAGCCGTTGAATCCGATGATTAATGCTGGAGCGTTAGCGGTGTCGAATATGATTCACGGTCAGACTCCGGACGAGAAAGTGGGCAGGCTGCTGAGTTTCATTCATGAAATGACAGATGATCATTCAATTCGTTTTAATAGTGAAGTGGCATCCTCCGAATTTGAAACAGCGTTCTTAAACCGATCCTTACTTTATTATTTAAAGCAGCATAAAGTTGTCACAGGAAGTGTAGAAGAGACCCTCGATGCCTATACAAAGCAATGCTCGGTTGAACTGAATGTGCTACATCTATCAAAGATTGGCGCATTGTTTGCAAATGAAGGCAGAGATTTGAATTCAGGCAGGCAAATTATTCCTAAACATTTTGCCAGAATATGCAAGACCTTCATGGTCACATGTGGGATGTATGATGCGTCCGGTTCATTTGCGATTAAAGTGGGTATACCAGCAAAAAGTGGGGTATCTGGCGGAGTAATGGGTTCTCTAAATGGTTTTGGGGGCATTGCCGTTTATGGTCCTGCTCTTGATTCAAAAGGTAATAGTGTCGTTGGATTAAAGTTGCTTGAAATGTTGTCGAACCGCTACGACCTTTCGATTTTTTAG
- a CDS encoding DUF5325 family protein — protein MNWNMFGLAFLVILSFVLVGFAIGQQLFWLAVLLFLAGFAIMGFGLSKKRKQQNA, from the coding sequence ATGAATTGGAATATGTTTGGACTTGCCTTCTTGGTCATTTTATCTTTTGTACTGGTCGGTTTCGCCATCGGCCAGCAGTTATTTTGGTTGGCCGTGTTATTGTTTCTAGCCGGCTTTGCCATCATGGGCTTTGGCTTATCGAAAAAAAGAAAGCAACAAAACGCATAA